A genomic region of Chrysemys picta bellii isolate R12L10 unplaced genomic scaffold, ASM1138683v2 scaf1431, whole genome shotgun sequence contains the following coding sequences:
- the LOC135979947 gene encoding interferon-inducible GTPase 5-like, with protein sequence MRVSAVQHSQELRQELAFPSVRQELQQLARADMASQSSEDIIKLSREELEALKAAFEEGNLAGVASRLQEMLESLESIQLDVGITGETDSGKSSFVNALQGLGDEDAGAARTGVVETTREPTPYQHPRYPNVTIWDLPGIDTPDFHPDAYQEQVGFSRYDIFFIIASQRFTANHAAMARHIQAMDKNFYFVRSKVDVDLDSSLRRRPSSYSEVGVLQEIRQNCLEGLRAQGIRSPQVFLLSAFDLSKYDFHLLGETLERELSHHKRHAFLMALPNISLHILEKKKAAMLKQMWLVSTMACGVHAAPIPGLLISCDVDILARTLQGYCKSFGLDDDSLEKLAAKVGQPVGQMKAVIEAPLAQEISNSLVVQLLIQAGGKVPKLSKEVLRSVPVLGSMASGALSFATAYKMLRSFMDEVTASVQRVLIKAFEVDAEK encoded by the coding sequence ATGAGGGTTTCAGCGGTTCAGCATTCTCAGGAACTCAGACAAGAACTGGCTTTTCCCTCTGTAagacaggagctgcagcagcttgcCAGAGCCGACATGGCCTCACAGAGCAGTGAGGACATCATCAAGCTGTcgagggaggagctggaggccCTGAAAGCTGCCTTTGAGGAGGGGAACCTCGCCGGAGTGGCCTCCAGGCTGCAGGAAATGCTGGAGTCGCTGGAGAGCATCCAGCTGGATGTGGGCATCACGGGCGAGACCGACTCCGGGAAGTCGTCCTTTGTCAACGCCCTGCAGGGCCTAGGCGATGAGGATGCAGGTGCCGCCCGCACCGGTGTGGTGGAGACCACCAGGGAGCCGACTCCATACCAGCATCCCCGGTACCCCAACGTGACCATCTGGGACCTGCCGGGGATCGACACACCCGATTTCCACCCCGACGCCTACCAGGAGCAGGTCGGCTTCTCGCGCTACGACATCTTCTTCATCATCGCCTCGCAGCGCTTCACCGCCAACCACGCTGCTATGGCCCGCCACATCCAGGCTATGGACAAGAACTTCTACTTCGTCCGCTCCAAGGTGGATGTAGACCTGGATTCCTCCCTCAGGCGCCGGCCATCCAGCTACAGCgaggtgggggtgctgcaggagaTCCGGCAGAACTGCCTGGAGGGTCTGCGGGCCCAAGGCATCCGCTCGCCCCAGGTCTTCCTCCTCTCGGCTTTTGATCTCAGCAAGTACGACTTTCACCTCCTGGGGGAGACGCTGGAGAGGGAGCTGAGCCACCACAAGCGGCACGCCTTCCTGATGGCCCTGCCCAACATCTCCCTGCACATCCTGGAGAAGAAGAAGGCTGCCATGCTGAAGCAGATGTGGCTGGTCTCCACCATGGCCTGTGGTGTCCACGCCGCGCCCATCCCAGGGCTCCTGATCTCCTGCGATGTGGACATCCTGGCCAGGACCCTGCAAGGTTACTGCAAGAGCTTTGGCCTGGATGACGACTCTCTGGAGAAGCTGGCAGCAAAAGTGGGGCAGCCGGTGGGACAGATGAAGGCTGTTATCGAGGCACCACTGGCCCAGGAGATCTCCAACAGCCTGGTGGTGCAGCTGCTGATACAGGCAGGTGGCAAGGTGCCAAAGCTATCCAAGGAGGTGCTGCGCTCtgtccctgtgctgggctccatggCCTCTGGAGCACTGTCTTTTGCCACCGCTTACAAGATGCTGAGGAGTTTCATGGATGAGGTGACTGCCAGTGTCCAGAGGGTGCTGATCAAAGCCTTCGAGGTGGATGCTGAGAAAtga